A stretch of DNA from Cellulomonas fengjieae:
GACCGTGCCGGCCAGGTCCGGGCGCCACCGGGCCACGTCGAGCCGGACCAGCGCCTCCGTCGCCTGCAGCAGCCCCTGGCGCAGCTCGCGCTCGGCGTCCTGCAGCGAGCCGGTCTGAGCGTGCACCGCGGGGCGCCAGTCGGGCACGTCGCCGACCTCCCACGTGACGAGGTGGCCCGGCTCGAGCGCCGACCCGAAGCGCTCCACCACGGGGACCGCGACCAGGCACCGGTGCGGGGTCCGCACGAGCAGCGCCTCGCCGGCGTCCGTGGCGGCCGAGCTGACGGACGCGGGCGTCGCACCCGGGTCGCCCGGCACGGGCAGGACCGCGGCGACGTCTCGCGGGGTGGCGTCGCACGCGTCGAGCAGCGCGCTCAGCGGCTCGTCCGTCTCGTCGGGCGGCCCGTCGCTCGACGACCGTTGCCGCACGGTGTGGGGCTCGTCGTCGGACTGCACGGCGTCGACCACCAGCGCACGGTCGACGGGGTCCTCGGCGAGCCACAGGGCGAGCAGGACGGAGCGAGGCAGCTCCAGGGTCAGGTCCACCGGACCACGGTAGGGCGTGGCCCTGTGCACCGGCGACCGGCTCGGCGTGGGCGTCCGGGTGCGGCCCGGCGGTTAGGGTCATGCCCATGACCGACGTGCTCGACCTCCAGAACGTGACGATCCGCCGGGGAACGACGACGATCCTCGACAACGTGAGCTGGACGGTCCGCGACGGTGAGCGCTGGGTGGTGCTCGGTCGCAACGGCGCCGGGAAGACCACGCTCCTGCAGGTCGCGGCCGGCCGGATGCACCCGACCACCGGCACCGCGGACCTGCTGGGTTCCCGGCTGGGCACGGTCGACGTCTTCGAGCTCCGCCCGCGCATCGGGTTGTCCAGCGCGTCGCTGGCCGATCGGATCCCCGCGGGCGAGACCGTGCGTGACGTGGTCCTCACCGCGGCGTACGGCATGACGGGCCGGTGGCGGGAGTCGTACGAGTCGCTCGACGAGTCGCGGGCCGGTGACCTGCTGGCCGCGTTCGGCGTCGCGCACCTGGCCGACCGCCACTTCGGCACCCTCAGCGAGGGCGAGCGCAAGCGGGTGCAGATCGCCCGTTCACTCATGACCGACCCGGAGCTGCTGCTGCTCGACGAGCCCGCCGCGGGCCTCGACCTGGGCGGTCGCGAGGAGCTGGTGGCGGCGCTGTCCGAGCTGGCCGGGGACCGCAAGTCACCGGTGCTCGTGCTGGTCACGCACCACGTGGAGGAGATCCCGCCGGGCTTCACCCACATCCTGCTGCTGCGCCAGGGGACGACGTTCGCGGCCGGCCCGATCGACGAGGTGCTGACCGCCGAGACGCTGTCGGGCGCGTTCGACCTCCCGCTCGCCGTCGACACCGTCGACGGCCGCTGGTCCGCGCGGGCGACTTCCCCTCAGGGCTGATCGGGTCTGCCACAGGTTCGCAAAGAGATCGCCTAGGATCGGTACCAGAGCAGGGTCCGCCGTCGGAACCTGCCCGACCGAGGGAGTAGCCCGATGGGGTGGCTGTGGTGGATCGGCGGGGCGCTCGCCCTGGGGATCCTGGAGATGCTGTCGCTCGATCTCGTGCTCGCGATGTTCGCCGGCGGAGCCATCGCCGGCGGGATCTCCTACCTGTTCGGCGCGTCCGTCCCGGTCCAGTTCGTGGTCGCCGCGCTGACGTCCGTGCTCCTGCTGTTCACGCTGCGGCCCTGGCTGCTGCGCCACCTCAAGGCGCGGATGCCGCTGGTGGAGACCAACGCCGCGGCCCTCGTCGGACGCGACGCGGTGGTCGTCTCGACGGTCACCGGTGAGGGCGGTCGCGTCAAGCTCGCCGGTGAGGTGTGGAGCGCCCGCGTGGAGGCCGCCCAG
This window harbors:
- a CDS encoding ABC transporter ATP-binding protein; its protein translation is MTDVLDLQNVTIRRGTTTILDNVSWTVRDGERWVVLGRNGAGKTTLLQVAAGRMHPTTGTADLLGSRLGTVDVFELRPRIGLSSASLADRIPAGETVRDVVLTAAYGMTGRWRESYESLDESRAGDLLAAFGVAHLADRHFGTLSEGERKRVQIARSLMTDPELLLLDEPAAGLDLGGREELVAALSELAGDRKSPVLVLVTHHVEEIPPGFTHILLLRQGTTFAAGPIDEVLTAETLSGAFDLPLAVDTVDGRWSARATSPQG
- a CDS encoding NfeD family protein, yielding MGWLWWIGGALALGILEMLSLDLVLAMFAGGAIAGGISYLFGASVPVQFVVAALTSVLLLFTLRPWLLRHLKARMPLVETNAAALVGRDAVVVSTVTGEGGRVKLAGEVWSARVEAAQTIPPGTEVRVSRIDGATAVVVPVTGP